Proteins encoded within one genomic window of Gadus macrocephalus chromosome 16, ASM3116895v1:
- the ttc12 gene encoding tetratricopeptide repeat protein 12: protein MKSLERDVEDRIQRRRAKEERANELKDKGNKAYTRQDFQLAVEFYSDGLAELRDMQPLYTNRAQAYIKLGEFNKAVSDCEWALKCNERCLKAYVHMGKAYVGLRNYKEARNCYEKIVEIEPERRKMVNEYLTQLEWEEERERQELSATEEFDRGGQKASTVPQLLDKLSRPNQSPLYYCGGLQLLSKAITDCTGQTLFRLNNGFSIVISSDTVRSGLSRGSRTLCAPELCASLLRLWRVICSGNDENQKTLMACTVSSQSIVDCLASEHMAVRQESLSLLCLYSQTQRSRHMAIEGLNVQMLMKNLMQCIASPKDQEEIRALAVLENFASENKFCMQLRDKLSETVLVPVTTILKTFDLTNQHVLPSLISSIGCLVRDDVIRHNMAHSPKCWEAFVVALKQCSSSEYRDNLYPLLGLIFNISTVVTSPGLQEHGIPLCTWCLALLSDSHGGIITRAAGVLSHVLPQCSAALELAVRRGVVTTMRRLLKGAGPTSTKYAIKTLTVCTAASHLAREELLESDKRLSVLRRLLRSSDDEVVLGNAALCLSHCLEVQGAALNLLATDAVPLLLRLAAADNTPAGRTEAQRNAAIALGKLCHTEPRHMHKLRELHGVEVLHSCMKLIT, encoded by the exons ATGAAGAGTCTGGAGAGAGATGTGGAAGACAGGATTCAGAGAAGGAGAGCAAAGGAGGAAAGGGCAAACG AACTCAAAGACAAAGGGAACAAAGCTTATACCCGACAAGACTTCCAACTGGCCGTGGAGTTTTACAGTGATGGGCTGGCAGAATTACGTGACATGCAGCCACTATACACCAACAGAGCACAG gcctatattaagcTGGGAGAGTTCAACAAGGCCGTCAGTGACTGCGAATGGGCCCTGAAG TGCAATGAGAGATGTCTCAAAGCTTATGTACACATGGGCAAAGCATATGTTGGCCTACGGAATTATAAAGAG GCAAGAAACTGCTATGAAAAGATTGTGGAAATTGAACCTGAGAGGCGGAAAATGGTGAACG AATACCTGACTCAGCTGGAATGggaggaggagcgagagaggcagGAGTTAAGTGCCACAGAGGAGTTTGACAGGGGAGGACAGAAGGCCTCCACAGTGCCTCAGCTGCTGGATAAACTCTCAAGGCCCAACCAGAGCCCCCTATACTACTGCGGAGGGCTGCAACTTCTTTCGAAAGCCATTACTGACT GTACTGGTCAGACCCTCTTCCGGCTGAATAATGGATTCAGCATCGTCATCAGCAGTGACACAGTAAGGAG CGGTTTGTCCCGTGGTTCGAGGACTTTGTGCGCCCCAGAGCTGTGTGCTTCGCTGCTGAGATTATGGCGGGTGATTTGCAGTGGAAACG ATGAAAACCAGAAAACACTGATGGCGTGCACCGTCTCCAGCCAGTCCATCGTGGACTGTCTAGCCTCGGAACACATGGCGGTGCGACAAGAGAGTCTGTCCCTCCTGTGCCTGTACTCCCAGACTCAGCGCAGCAGACACATGGCAATTGAAGGCCTGAATGTGCAAAT GTTGATGAAGAATCTAATGCAATGCATCGCAAGCCCAAAGGATCAGGAAGAGATCAGAGCTCTGGCTGTGCTGGAGAACTTTGCATCTGAAAACAA ATTTTGCATGCAGCTACGGGATAAGCTATCTGAAACTGTCTTAGTCCCGGTCACAACAATACTG AAAACCTTCgacctgaccaatcagcatgtTCTTCCATCTTTGATCTCATCAATCGGCTGTCTGGTCCGTGATGATGTCATCCGTCATAATATGGCTCACTCACCGAAATGTTGGGAGGCGTTTGTGGTTGCCTTG AAACAGTGCAGTagcagtgaatacagagacaacCTTTATCCGCTGCTTGGACTGATCTTCAACATTTCAACCGTGGTCACCTCTCCTGGCCTCCAG GAACACGGCATTCCCCTCTGCACATGGTGTCTGGCTCTGCTGAGTGATAGCCACGGAGGAATAATCACT AGAGCTGCTGGTGTGCTCAGCCACGTCCTCCCACAATGCAGTGCGGCTcttgagctcgctgtccgcAGGGGGGTGGTCACCACCATGCGCCGGCTCCTGAAG GGAGCAGGACCAACCAGCACTAAGTATGCCATTAAGACCCTCACAGTGTGTACGGCTGCCAGTCACCTGGCACGAGAGGAGCTGCTGGAGTCTGATAAAA GGCTGTCGGTCCTCCGCCGCCTGCTGCGGTCCAGCGATGATGAGGTGGTGCTGGGGAACGCCGCCCTGTGCCTGAGCCACTGCCTGGAGGTGCAGGGAGCAGCCCTGAACCTGCTGGCCACCGACGCCGTTCCTCTGCTGCTGCGCCTGGCTGCAGCCGACAACACCCCCGCCGGGAGGACGGAGGCCCAGCGCAACGCCGCCATCGCGCTGGGGAAGCTGTGTCACACTGAACCCag ACATATGCACAAACTGCGGGAGCTGCACGGCGTCGAGGTCCTCCACTCCTGCATGAAGCTCATCACTTGA